A genomic stretch from Chelmon rostratus isolate fCheRos1 chromosome 14, fCheRos1.pri, whole genome shotgun sequence includes:
- the LOC121616779 gene encoding neuronal acetylcholine receptor subunit alpha-9 yields the protein MKLLCSGSISSLLLLFHLPVYLAAHGRFAQKLMTDLFSNYTSALRPVEDTDHIINVTLQITLSQIIDMDERNQILTTYLWVRQVWMDAYLTWKKEDYDGLDTIRIPSNYVWRPDIVLYNSADDEFSSSMETNVVIRNDGQVMWDQPAITKSSCSVDVAFFPFDVQECHLTFGSWTHNGNQMDLFNALDSADLSDFVPNVEWEVLGMPAKKNVILYGCCSDPYPDITFTLHLKRRASFYIFNLLIPCMMISFLAPLGFYLPADSGEKVSLGVTVLLALTVFQLLVAESMPPSESVPLIGKYYIATMTMVTASTALTIFIMNIHHCGSEARPVPQWAEHFILNYLARICFVYEVGENCLSGASSKKQPFSQQESEARSANGGNTKGTNWDVNGQAWGGRVEEDGAEESLKLGRDSTIQTDWKEDLFVTIDHSEGEGAAGRQEAEQEESNSACGGGEERVEEKKGVGGEGGGGAGENRREILVRTQCVCQHQGLRRDVEYIANSYQDQRAAQLRIGEWRKVAKVMDRFFMWLFFIMVFLMSILILGKAI from the exons ATGAAGCTTCTCTGCAGCGGATCGATCTCgtctctcctgcttctcttccaTCTTCCAG TCTACTTGGCTGCTCACGGCCGCTTCGCTCAGAAGCTGATGACTGACTTGTTCTCCAACTACACCAGCGCTCTGCGGCCGGTGGAGGACACCGACCACATCATCAACGTCACATTGCAGATCACCCTCTCCCAAATCATCGACATG GATGAGCGGAACCAGATCCTGACCACTTACCTGTGGGTAAGGCAGGTATGGATGGACGCCTACCTCACCTGGAAGAAGGAGGACTATGACGGCCTCGACACCATCCGCATACCCAGCAACTACGTATGGAGACCTGATATCGTCCTGTATAACAG TGCAGACGATGAGTTCTCCAGCTCAATGGAGACCAACGTGGTTATTCGTAACGATGGTCAGGTCATGTGGGACCAGCCGGCCATCACTAAAAGCTCCTGCTCCGTGGACGTGGCCTTCTTCCCCTTTGACGTGCAGGAGTGTCATCTAACTTTTGGTTCCTGGACTCACAACGGCAACCAGATGGACTTGTTCAATGCCTTGGACAGCGCTGACCTGTCTGACTTCGTCCCCAATGTGGAGTGGGAG GTTCTGGGCATGCCAGCCAAGAAGAATGTCATCCTGTATGGCTGTTGTTCGGATCCGTACCCGGACATCACGTTCACCCTCCACCTAAAGAGACGCGCCTCCTTCTACATCTTCAACCTCCTCATCCCCTGCATGATGATCTCCTTTCTGGCTCCTCTGGGATTCTACCTGCCGGCCGACTCGGGCGAAAAAGTCTCTCTGGGTGTCACAGTGCTGCTGGCCCTCACCGTGTTTCAGCTGCTGGTGGCTGAGAGCATGCCGCCCTCCGAGAGCGTCCCACTGATAG gAAAGTACTACATTGCCACCATGACGATGGTCACTGCATCGACAGCCCTCACCATATTCATCATGAACATCCACCACTGCGGTTCTGAGGCTCGCCCCGTCCCACAGTGGGCCGAACATTTCATCCTTAACTACCTCGCTCGCATCTGTTTCGTCTACGAGGTCGGTGAGAACTGCCTCAGCGGGGCCTCATCCAAGAAACAACCTTTTTCGCAGCAGGAGTCTGAAGCCCGATCGGCCAATGGTGGCAACACCAAAGGGACAAACTGGGATGTGAATGGGCAGGCgtggggagggagggtggaggaggatggggCCGAGGAGTCTCTGAAGCTGGGGCGGGATTCGACCATCCAGACGGACTGGAAGGAGGATCTGTTTGTGACCATCGATCACTCAGAGGGGGAGGGAGCTGCTGGACGACAGGAAGCGGAGCAGGAGGAGTCAAACAGtgcctgtggaggaggagaagagcgtgtggaggaaaagaaaggcGTAGGAGGTGAAGGGGGAGGCGGCGCTGgggagaacaggagggagaTCTTGGTGAGAACCCAGTGTGTGTGCCAGCACCAGGGACTGCGAAGGGATGTTGAGTACATTGCCAACTCATACCAGGACCAGCGAGCCGCACAGCTGCGCATTGGGGAGTGGAGGAAGGTCGCCAAGGTCATGGATCGCTTCTTCATGTGGCTCTTCTTCATCATGGTCTTCCTGATGAGCATCCTCATCCTGGGAAAAGCCATCTGA